The DNA segment GCGCGTAGTCGACGCCGCTCTTCGCAGCGTTCGCGCGCTTTGCCCGCGCGATGGCGGCGCGCACGCCGCGCGCATCGCCCTGATGACTCGTGGGGTCGACGCCGACGGTCTGCAGCATGTACGCGAGTCCGTCGTTGAGCGTGTCCTGATCCTTGATGCGCGGACTCATCTGGCCGATCGGCACGATCATGCGGCTCGCGCCGTGCGGATAGAGGTCGTACTGCACGGCGAGGTCGGCCATCACGTAGCGCGTCTCGGGGTGAACGACGTGCAGGTGATACGACTCGTAGAACGCCTCGACGCCGATCTTCCAGTTCGCCGCCCACTCCGTCTGCACGTGGCGCACGACTTTCATCCGATCGATGCCGTAGGCCTCGAGGTACCCGGGCGGGAGCCCGATGCGCTCGCGCAGCGGCGGCGCGTGCTCGTCCATGTTCACGAACACGATGCCCGCGTACTCCTCGCAGCGAATCTCGGCGAGCCCGCGCGCTTCGCAGAGCACCTCGTCGCGGAAGGTCTCGCGGTCGGTCACGCCGAGCAGCTCGCCGCGGTGGTTGAAGCGCCACGCGTGGAACGGGCAGACGTGGAAGCTCTTCTTGCCGTACGGCTGCGCGACGAGCCGCGTGCCGCGGTGCGTGCAGACGTTGTAGAAGGCGCGCACGCCCGCTTCGGTGCGCGAGATGATGAAGCTCTCGCGCCCGATCTCGAACAAGCAGTACGAGCCGATCTCGGGCAGGTCGGTGGAAACGGCGGCGATCAGCCACGTCTTCGGCCAGAGGCGCTCCCACTCGAGCGCCATGAACTCGCGCGAGTGGTACCGCGCGGGATCGACCGTGGCGGTGCCGTTGTCGACGTACGGCAGCTTCGCTTCGAGCGAGCCCGCGGGCGCGCTCGGGTTCACGATCGTGCCGCGGCGAAAGTCGTAGGCCATCTCAGCTCTCCAGCGTGAACACCGGAACGGTGATCGCGTCGCTCCACGCATCGAAGCGTACGCGCACACTCGCGCCGATGCGCACCGCATCGGGCGCGCAGCCGACGACGTTGCTCATCAGCGTCGGCCCCTCCGCAAGCTCGATCAGCGCGACGACGTAAGGCACCTCGGGCTCGTAGGCTGCGGACACCGCGCGCCGAATCACCGTGAACGACTTCACGCGCCCGCGGCCTGAGGCTTCGCTCCAGGCGAGCCGCTCGCTCGCGCATGAGGTGCAGATCGAGCGCGGGTAGAACTGGTGCTTCGCGCAGGCCTCGCAGCGCTGCAGCACGAGTCGGCCCTCGCGCGCCGCGGCCCAGTACGGGGCCGACACAGGCGTGGGCGTGGGAAGTGCTTTCGTCTCCGCCATCACGCGCCCTTCCCTAACAAGAGCGTCGCGTGGCTGGAGAGAATGCCGCCCTGCGCGTGGAGCAGCGCAATCTCCGCGCCTGCGACCTGCCGCGCGCCGGCCGCGCCGCGCAGCTGCGCCACGGCCTCGGTCAGCGCGAACATCGAGCCGGGGTTGCCGGGGTGACAGTGCGAGAGCAGGCCGCCGTGCGTGTTGATCGGCAGCTCGCCGCCGATGCGCGCGCGGCCCTCCGCCACGAACGCGCCGGCTTCGCCGGGCTTGCAGAAGCCGAGGTCCTCGAGCTCGACCAGCACGACGGGCGTGAAGCAGTCGTAGACGTAGGCGACGTCGACCTCGCGCGGGCCGAGCTTCGCCATCGCGTAGGCGCGCTCGCCCGAGTGCTTCGCGAACGAGCTGGTGAGCGAGTGCGCCTGCGAGATGTGCTCGTGACCGTGCGCCTCGCCGGCCCCCAACAAGACGACCGGCGCGTGCGGGAAGTCGCGCGCGCGCTCGGCGCGCGTGAGCACGATCGCGGCGCCGCCGTCCGAGACGAGCGAGCAGTCGAGCAGGCGCAGCGGGTCCGCGATGAGGCGGCTCGCGAGCACGTCTTCCACCGTGATCGGGTCGCGCATCTGCGCGTGGGGATGCAGTGCGGCGTGGGCGCGGTGCGTCACCGCCACGGCCGCGAACTGCTCGGGCGTGGCGCCGAACTCGTGCAGGTAGGCCTGCGCGATCAGGGCGTAATAACCGGGCACCGTCGCGCCGTACGGCGTCTCGAACTCGGGGTGCCCGGACGACGACTGCGTGACCATCGCCTGCGCGCGAGAGAGCCCGCTGCGCAGCGAGTCGGCCATCGACACGACGACGGTCTCACACAGCCCCGCCTGAATCGCCGCTGCGGCCTGCGCGATCACCGAGAACGTGGTGCCGCCGCCGGCGTTCGCGCTCATGCACCAGCGCGGGAAGATTTGCAGATACTCCGCGATCGCCTCCGCGTGATACATGCGCGGCTGCGCCATCGAGTTGCAGGTGACGAGGCCGTCGACCTGTTCTTTGCGCAGCCCGGCGTCCGCGAGCGCGCGCAGCGCGGCCAGGACGCACAGCTGCGTCGCGTCCTTGTCGGGAACTTTGCCCACCGCGGTATCCGCGGCGCCCACGATCGCGACGCTGCCGGCGAGGCTCATCGCGCGAGCCTCACGCGCGCCGTGCCGGGCGTGATCACCTCGCCCGCTGCGTTCTTCACCCACAGCTCGAGGTCGGCCTCGCGCGCCCCGGCGTCGACGGACTTCACGACGCCGCCGACGCACACCTCGTCGTCGACGAAGCACGCGAGCCGGTTCGAGTACGAGAATCGCACGATGCGTCCCTCGCCGAGCCAGTCCTCCGCGCACTGCGCCAGCCAGTCCCCCAACAACGGACCGGGCACCACGAGGCCCGCGTAGCCCTCGGCCTGCGTCGCGTACTCGCGCTCGTAGTGGATTCGGTGCGCGTTCCAGAGCGCGGCGTTGTAGAAGAACGACTGCACGATGTCGCAGCGCCGCCGCAGCTCGGGCAGCGCATCGCCAGCGCGCACGTTCGAGGACGCCGCGCTCATCGCAGGATCCGCGTCGTCTTCTCGCGCACGACGAGCTCGCCGTTCGGGCGGCGCACTTCCATCACGATCTCGTAGAAGATCAGCGCGCCGGAGCGCCCCGCCTTCTCGTAGAGGTTCGTGAGCGTGCGCGTCGCGATCAGCTCGTCGCCGGCGCGGATCTCGCCGTGGTATTCGATGTCGAGTCCGCCGGCCATGCCGCGCTCGAGCGGCAGCTTCGGCAGGAGCGAGTCGCCGGCGACACCATCCGGTGTCAGCCCCTCGCGCTCGACCACGGGCCAGAACAGCGGCACGTGGAACAGCGGCGGCGCGACATCGCCGTCGAGGTACTTGCGCTGCGTCTGCCCGCTCGCGATCGCGTACTTGCGGATGTCGCGCCGCGTCGCGATCTGGCGATCCGGCGGCGCCTGCTTGCCGATGTTCCGCAACAACTCGGGCGTGAGGAGGGGCGCGCTCATACCTGCCGCGATCTCCCGCTCCAGTGCGGATCGCGCAGATCGCGCTTCAGGATCTTGCCCGTGGGCGACTTCGGCAGCGCGTCCACGAACTCGACGCTGCGCGGCTTCATGTACGACGCGAGGTGCTGCTTCGCGGTGTCGATGATCTCCTGCGCGGTCGCGGTGCGGCCGGGCTTCAGCACCACGACCGCCTTCACCGCCTCGCCCCACTCCTCGTCGGGCACGCCGATCACCGCGGCTTCGAGCACCGCGTCGTGCTTGTGGATCGCGGCCTCGACCTGCGTCGAATAGATGTTCTCGCCGCCCGAGATGATCATGTCCTTCGCGCGGTCCACGATGAACACGTATCCCTCGGCGTCCCAGTACGCGACATCGCCCGTGCGCATCCAGCCGTTGCGGAAGGTCTCGGCAGTGAGCTCGGGCTTGCGCCAGTAGCCGAGCATGTTCGCCTCGCTGCGAATCGCGATCTCGCCCGGCGTCACGCCGTCGCGCGGAACCGCGCGGCCCTTCTCGTCCTGCACTTCCACGGTCGTCACGAAACCTTGTCGCCCACACGAGCTGAGTCGTTCCGGGTGATCACCGCGAATC comes from the Deltaproteobacteria bacterium genome and includes:
- a CDS encoding aromatic ring-hydroxylating dioxygenase subunit alpha; the encoded protein is MAYDFRRGTIVNPSAPAGSLEAKLPYVDNGTATVDPARYHSREFMALEWERLWPKTWLIAAVSTDLPEIGSYCLFEIGRESFIISRTEAGVRAFYNVCTHRGTRLVAQPYGKKSFHVCPFHAWRFNHRGELLGVTDRETFRDEVLCEARGLAEIRCEEYAGIVFVNMDEHAPPLRERIGLPPGYLEAYGIDRMKVVRHVQTEWAANWKIGVEAFYESYHLHVVHPETRYVMADLAVQYDLYPHGASRMIVPIGQMSPRIKDQDTLNDGLAYMLQTVGVDPTSHQGDARGVRAAIARAKRANAAKSGVDYAHFSDGQLTDSWATGIFPNVQIGCHPEGVFLMRFLPHPTDPERFFYNTMTLIRTSEDPHHKAPDWMGIPEGTDLSGRVRPPLEKFGVGEDGNLGQVLSQDAELLPEVQRGVRSRGFKGQLWGEQEQRLRHFHAELERYLADDRESGSRGA
- a CDS encoding Zn-ribbon domain-containing OB-fold protein; translation: MAETKALPTPTPVSAPYWAAAREGRLVLQRCEACAKHQFYPRSICTSCASERLAWSEASGRGRVKSFTVIRRAVSAAYEPEVPYVVALIELAEGPTLMSNVVGCAPDAVRIGASVRVRFDAWSDAITVPVFTLES
- a CDS encoding thiolase family protein; the protein is MSLAGSVAIVGAADTAVGKVPDKDATQLCVLAALRALADAGLRKEQVDGLVTCNSMAQPRMYHAEAIAEYLQIFPRWCMSANAGGGTTFSVIAQAAAAIQAGLCETVVVSMADSLRSGLSRAQAMVTQSSSGHPEFETPYGATVPGYYALIAQAYLHEFGATPEQFAAVAVTHRAHAALHPHAQMRDPITVEDVLASRLIADPLRLLDCSLVSDGGAAIVLTRAERARDFPHAPVVLLGAGEAHGHEHISQAHSLTSSFAKHSGERAYAMAKLGPREVDVAYVYDCFTPVVLVELEDLGFCKPGEAGAFVAEGRARIGGELPINTHGGLLSHCHPGNPGSMFALTEAVAQLRGAAGARQVAGAEIALLHAQGGILSSHATLLLGKGA
- a CDS encoding MaoC family dehydratase N-terminal domain-containing protein; this encodes MSAPLLTPELLRNIGKQAPPDRQIATRRDIRKYAIASGQTQRKYLDGDVAPPLFHVPLFWPVVEREGLTPDGVAGDSLLPKLPLERGMAGGLDIEYHGEIRAGDELIATRTLTNLYEKAGRSGALIFYEIVMEVRRPNGELVVREKTTRILR